From the genome of Desulfurobacteriaceae bacterium:
AAAAGAAGGTGATATTTTAGAGTTTCTGTTTTTTGGAAGATCATTCTTGCGGCACATGGTAAGAATAATGGTAGCTACTTTAATAGAAGTAGGAAAAGGAAGACTTTCTCCAGAAGAAGTGAAAGAAATAAGAGAAAAGAGAGATAGAAAATTTGCACCGTTTTTAGCACCACCTGACGGCCTATACCTTGAAAAAGTTTACTACGAAGACTATCCTTATTGAGAACAATTTTCAATTAGAAAGGAGTAGAAAATGGCAGAGTTTGTAACTTTGGTTATCCTTGACGGTTTTGGTTATGAACCTAAAAAAGAAGGAAATGCTATTGCTTTAGCCAATACTCCTTTCTGGGATTACTTATGGACTACTTATCCGAAAGGACTTTTGAAAGCTTCAGGAGAGGCAGTTGGACTTCCTGAAGGACAGATGGGAAATTCTGAAGTTGGTCATATGAACATAGGTTCTGGAAGAATTGTTTGGCAAGATATCGTAAGAATTACAAAGTCTATTGAGAATGGAACATTTTTTGAAAATCCTGTTGTTAAAAGATCTATAAATACTGCGAAAGAAAAGGGAACAAAGCTTCATCTTATTGGACTTTTATCCGATGGAGGAGTTCATAGCCACATAAAGCACCTTTTTGCCTTGCTTGAAGCTGCAAAGAAGGAAGGTTTAGAAAAAGTTTGTGTTCATGCAATCTTAGATGGAAGAGATACCCCTCCAAAGAGTGCAAAAGTTTATCTAGAGGAACTTTTAAAGAAGATAAAAGAGCTTGGCGTAGGAAAAATAGCAACCCTTGGTGGTCGCTACTACTACATGGATAGAGACAAAAGGTGGGATAGAACTCAAGAAGCTTATAACTGTATGGTGTTGGGAGAGGGAGATGTTAAAAACGACCCAATAGAGGTACTCTTGGAGGCTTATGAGAGAGGAGAAACTGACGAGTTTGTAAAACCTTACGTTATCTCAAAAGATTGTCTTGTAGAAGATGGAGATGTTTTGTTCTTTTTCAACTTTAGAGCAGATAGAATGAGACAGATAGTTTCTGCTTTAGGAAAAGAAGATTTTGAAGGATTTAGTAGAGAAAAAGTAGTAAAACCTTCTTATGTGGCAACAATGACTCTCTACGATGAGACTTTTCCTTTCGATGTAGCATTTCCACCACAGGATCTAAAGAACGTATTGGGAGAGGTTATATCAAACCTTGGATTTAAGCAGTTAAGAATTGCCGAAACAGAAAAGTATGCCCACGTAACTTACTTCTTTAATGGAGGAAAAGAAGAACCATTTCCTCTTGAAGAAAGAATTCTTGTTCCTTCTCCAAAAGTTGCTACTTATGACCAAAAACCAGAGATGAGCGCTTTAGAAGTGACAGACAAGGTTGTTGAAAAAATAGAAACCGGTAAATATAAACTCATTGTTTTAAACTATGCAAACCCTGATATGGTTGGACATACAGGAGATCTAAATGCTGCTATTAAGGCAATAGAAACTATTGATAGCTGTTTAAAAAGAGTAGTAAAAACAACACTGGAAAAAGGTGGAATTTGTATCATTACTGCTGACCATGGAAATGCCGAAAAAATGGTGGATGAAAACGGTAATCCTTGGACTGCCCATACTACCAACTACGTTCCTTTCATTGTTGTAAAAGGATCTTGTGGCGCTTACGATGTAAAGAGAAGGGAAAAGAAAGATGTGGAAATTCCTTCTGAATTCAATGGTATTCCGGTTATAGGTATTCTTGGAGACATAGCCCCGACAATACTTCACATTCTCGGAATAGATATTCCTTCTGAAATGACAGGAGATGTCATAGTTGAAGGAAACTTTTAAAGGTTCCCTCCTCTTTGGAGGGACTTTACTTTTTCTCTGAGTTTCTTTTCAACAGACTTTGTTACAAACGGGGATACATCTCCTCCGTAGAAAGCAATCTCCCTAACAACAGAAGAAGAAAGGTATGCATATTCATCAGAAGGCATCAAGAATACTGTCTCTATTTCCGGGTATAGCTTCCTATTTATCGAAGCCATAGTAAATTCGTGATCCATATCGGAAATAATCCTTATTCCCCTCAAGATAGCTACAGCACCCTCTTTTCTTGCAAATTCAACAAGAAGAGTATTAAAAGTTTTTACTTTCACCTTATCGTAAAGCCCTATTTCTCTTAAACTTTCTTCAAACATTTCTTTTCTTTCTTCTAAGGAAAATAGGGGTTTCTTTCTAGGGTTTTCCGCAATGCCAACTACAAGTTCTTGAAATATCTCGATTCCCCTTCTCACTATATCGAGATGTCCAAGTGTAACTGGGTCAAAAGTTCCGGGGTAAATTGCTTTCTTAATCATCTCTCTCCACAGCTTTTTTGCGGGAATTTTACAAATTTTTTACAATTTTGTAAAATTGAAATGGAGTAGCTAGGTAAGGTAATCTAGTAACTTAAGATTATTGCATGATTAATATGTTAGATTTATAACCCTTGACTCTATCAAGGAATTTTTATATAAATAAATTTTAAAGGAACCTGTAGGGAGGTACTAAGGTTGGAATTCCATATAGACAAAGCAAAGATTCTTCCTAAGGAAAACCTTCCTGTCTTTTTGGAAGGATTAAAAAAGTTTGGAACGCTTATTGCACCCAAGAAGAAAAAAGAGAAGCTCTACTTTGATGTTATAAGCGATGTTTCTGAAGTGGAAGTAAACTATACAAGAACGATTCTTCCGCCAAAGAAATTTCTGATTCCTTACAGAAGGGAACGTTTCTCTTACGATGTAGGTACTTTGGAGTTCAGAACGAGTTTTTCCCCTGAAAATCAAGTAATCTTTGGGGTGCACTCCTGCGATCTTCATGGAATATCTATCTTGGACTCCATTTACCTTAAAGAAAATCCAGATCCAAGGTACTTAGAAGTTAGAAGAAAAACGGTACTTATAGGTGTATCTTGTAGACCCGATAAGTACTGCTTTTGCCTTTCAACAGGTACTGCCTTCCCTGATGGAGCTAACTGGGATTTATTCCTAACGGACATAGGAGAAAGTTATTTTGTTACAATTGGAAGTCCCAAGGGAGATGAGATAGTCATTTCCTTAAGAAATCTTTTTAGAGAAATTACCAAGGAAGAACTCAATCTTTATAAAAACACCTCTTCAGAGAAAAAACTCTTATTTGATTTGGAAAACATTCCTGATTTAGGAAGAATCTCTCAAGTTATAGAGCTTGAATACGATTCAGAAGTTTGGGAAGAAGAGGCAAAAAGATGCTTAGGCTGTGGAACTTGTACAAATGTTTGTCCGACTTGTTTCTGCTATACCTCCGTGGATATGCCTGATCTTACGGGTAAAAAGATAGCACGAATAGAGTTTACAACTTCCTGTCAATATCCTTACTATTCACTGGTAGCTGGAGGACACTACTTTAAGCCGACAGTAGCTTCAAGGTTTAAACACCGTTACTATCACAAGTTTGTAGGGTATCCATACCAGATAGAGAAACTTGGATGTGTTGGATGTGGTAGGTGTTCTGCTGAATGTCCTGCCAAGATAAGTATGGTGGAGACTCTCAAGAAACTAAGAGGTATTGAAAAAACTAAGAGGTGTTAAAGATGAAAAAGAGTTTTGAGAAACTTTTAACCAAACCTCTTCCAGTTGATCCTTTCAAGCCACAAAAGGCTTTAATTACAGACATAGAAGATTTAGCGCCTGACCACAAGAAGTTCTCCTTCTTATTTATCGATGATGAAGTAAATGAAAAGTGGACCCATATTCCCGGTCAGTTTGTAATGCTAACTGTTCCAAAGGCAGGTGAGATTCCGATCTCAATCTGCTCTTCTCCCACAAGGAAGGGAACGATAGAGTTAACCGTTAGAAAGGTTGGGAGAAAAACAGAAGTCCTTCACGAAATGCGCCCAGGTGATCTCGTCGCGATAAGAGGACCTTACGGAAACGGTTTCCCGGTAGAAATAATGGAAGGACATAATGTTCTGATCATTGCTGGAGGTCTTGGAATAGCACCTCTGCGTTCTCTCATTTGGTACATTTTAGATAAAAGGCATTTTTACAAAGATGTCTATATCCTTTACGGAACAAGAAACTACAAGAGTGTTCTTTATAAGGATGAATTAAGAAGACTTAAAGAAAGAAACGATATTAAATGTCTATACATACTTGATAGATTTGAAAGTGAAGAAGATAAAGAGTGGACTGATAGAGAAGGGCTTCTTACAGAACTCATTCCAGAAGTTGATCTAGACCCTCAGGAAACTTACGTTGCAGTTTGTGGTCCTCCAGTTGCATACAGGTTCATTGGAAAAGAACTAATTAGATGTGGTTATCCGGAAAGTCAGATCTTTGTTTCTCTTGAAAGAAAAATGGAATGTGGTATAGGAAAGTGCGGTCATTGTCAAATTGGATACAAGTTTGCATGTGTTGATGGCCCAATATTCCCTCTTTGGGATACAAAAAACCTTCCGGAGATGATCTGATGGTGAAGATAGGGATTATGGGACTAACAGGATGTTCAGGTTGTCAGTGTGAAATTCTTAACTGTGAAGATGCTATCTATAAGTTACTTGGAAGAGTTGAGTTTAGTTATTTTCCTTTAGCTCAGGATAACAACAGCTTTGAAGAATTTGATGTCCTTTTCGTAGAAGGTTCAGTAACGACAGATTTAGATGAAGAAAAGGTGAAGAAAGGAAGAGAAATATCGAAAATTCTTGTTGCAGTAGGTAGTTGTGCGTGTTATGGAGGAGTTCAGTCCCAAAGGAACGACGAAGTTTCCTTAGAAGAAATGATCAAAGGAGTCTATGGAACGACAGAGCTTCCTGTTAAAATTTCAAAGCCAAGAGCTGTTTCTGAGGTTGTTAAGGTAGATTATGAACTTCCTGGCTGTCCCTTGGATAAAAGACAGTTTGTTTATGCTGTAGCGTTCTTACTCAACGGAGTTAAACCTTTCTTCCCCAAAATTCCTGTTTGTCATGAATGTAAGCTTTCAGAAACAGAGTGCTTGACTCTTAAAGGAATTCCTTGTCAAGGTCCTATTAGCTTTTCCGGATGTGGAGCACCTTGTACTTCTCAAGGAGTTGGCTGTCAGGGTTGTAGAGGAGACTGCGATTTTCCAAACTACAACGAAATGGTATCCATCTTGGAGAGAAATGGTCTAAAGAGGGAAGATGCTTTCAAGTTTATTAAGGTCTTTAGAGGTAAACAAGCTCAGGATAGGATATCAAAACTCTTTAGGGGTGATTTAGATGAAAAGGGAGCTTAACATAAATCACTTGACCCGTGTTGAGGGGCACGGAGCGGTAAATATAGTAATAGAAAATGACAAATTAAGAGAAATAAAGTTAAGGTTCACCGAAGGTCCAAGGTTCTTTGAATATATTACAAGAGAAAGACTCTATAACGAAATTCCAAAAATAGTTTCAAGAATATGCGGTATCTGCTATGTATCCCATAGACTTTCTTCAATTGCAGCAATTGAAGACGCTTTTGATGTAAAGGTTACAGAGGAAATAGATCTTCTTAGAAAGCTTCTAATTGTCGGTGAATACCTAGAAAGTCATGCTTTACACCTTTATTTCTTGGCTCTGCCAGATTATATGGGATATCCATCAGCTTTAGCAATGGCTAAAGATTATCCAAACGTTGTGAAAAGAGGTTTCCATATCAAGGAAGTTGGAAATAGAATAATGAAATTAATAGGTGGAAAAACGGTTCATGGTGAAAATATTCTTGCTGGTGGTTTCAAATCTGTACCTACAAAAGAACAACTTCAGAAAATCCAAGATGAACTCTACAAGGTAATACCTGAAATAAAAGCAACAGTGTCCCTCTTTGATTCTTTCCACTATCCTCAGTACAACGAAAAACCTCCGTTTTCACTGTGTATAAACAGTGAGAAGTTTTCAATTTTGGGAAACGAGTTGATACTCTCTGATGGGACGTTGTTTACAAAGAAGGAGTATGAAATTTTCATTGAAGAAAAAACATCTTCCTACAGTACCGCTAAATACTCTACAATAAAAGGAAAGCCTTTCTTGATAGGTCCACTTGCAAGAGTAAACCACTACGTAGATACATTAAGATCGGAAACGAAAGAAGTTCTAAGAAACTTAAAGACAAAGTTTCCTTCAGAAAATATTCTTCACTCCAACCTGGCAAGGGCTGTTGAGATGCTCGAACTTGCCCTAGAGGGAGTGGAAATCTGCCAAAAACTTATTGAGGCTTATCCTTTTGAAGGAGAAGTTGAAGTAAAGCCAAAAGCTGGAACAGGTTACGGAATTAAAGAAGCTCCAAGAGGGCTTCTTTTCCATAAGTATACCTTTGACGAAAATGGAAGGTGTACATCGGCTAACATAATTACTCCAACTGCTCAACTGCAAGCAATAATAGAGGAAAATTTAGGAACCTTGGTGGAAAGATCTAAAGATGCTGAAAATGAAGATCTTAAGAAGAAGGCAGAAATGCTTATCAGAGCTTATGATCCCTGAATTGCCTGTGCTGTCCACCAGTTTGGTGGAGAAGAAAACCTTGTTGAGATCTTTAGAAAATAAATAAACTACACTGTCTTCAGGAAAGTAAGGAGGTGAAAGAATGGCGCAAGCAGTCGGGCTGCTTATTGTCCTGCCATGGATATTTGCGCTGGCAGTATTCTTATCCCCAAGCCACAGGTTTAGGCAATTTGTAACCTTCCTATCTCTACCCGTATTAACCTACTTGGCCTTTAAGGTTTGGAATGCAGATTTACCATTTTTTGTTGAAACACCCCATTGGGTAGAAACAGCTATAACAGTTTTTGACTATCTCTTACTTGGTTACTTCTTGTATCAAGGTATTAAGTTTAGAAATTTTCTAGTTTCTATCTTAGCAGTAGCTCAGATTTTCCTTTTAACATGGGTTCTTATGATACTTCCTCCAACTGATACACCTCCTATCTATGTAGATAAGCTTACAGCATTCATGTACCTACTTGTGGCAGTTGTTGGAACAATTATTTGTATCTATGCTACTAAGTATATGGAACAAGAAAACCTTGATAGGGAAAACCGCTTTGTAGCTATCTTAATCTGGTTCCTAGGAGTAATGAACTTTATTGCTTCTGTTAACAATATTGAGTGGTTCTTTGCACTTTTCGAAACTACTACACTAGCGTCTTACATCCTAATTAGGTTTAGATGGGATGAAATCTCCATAAAAAATGCTCTTAGAGCCCTATGGATGAACCAAGTCGGTGGTATTGCAATTCTTGTAGGACTTCTATTTGCTATTAAGCACTACCATGTATACAACTTTACGGATATTCTAAACATGAATGCTGCTGCTATTTCTATGATTCCTCTTGGATTTTTGTCAATCTCTGCTCTTGTAAAAGGCGCTCAAATGCCATTCCATAAGTGGCTCCTAGGAGCTATGGTTGCTCCAACACCAGTTAGTGCAATCCTTCACTCTGCAACAATGGTTAAAGTTGCTCCTTATTTAATTCTTAGAATTTCTCCAGTTATAAAAGGAACTCTTCTTGCCAAGCTTTTAATTACAACAACCGGTTTCGTTTTTGTAGCAGCAGGTCTTTTAGCTTTAACTCAAGACAACTTTAAGAAGATTCTTGCTTACTCTACAATTTCTCTTCTTGGTTTGATGATGTTAACAGCAAGCATCGGAAGCCCAGTAGCGATACTAGCATCAATACTTTTAATTCTCTTCCATGGAATTGTTAAAGCCCTTCTCTTCCTTGAAGCAGGTATTATGGAAAAAGTATTCCATGTTAAGTACATTGAAGAGATGAGAAGACTTATAGAAAAAGCACCTCTTACAGTATTCTTTATTGCTCTTGGATTCATGAGCATGACAATCGTTCCATATGGTATATTTATCGCTAAATGGATCACACTTGAAGAATCTTCAAACTTCCTCACACATGGTGCTTACATTGCTTCTATTATCTTCATCACAATTGGGGGAGTTATTCTTACCCTTCTCTACTTTAAGGTTATTGGTGTACTAAGTAGAAAGAGTGGAGAGTTCACAAAATTTAAACTTGAAAAACTTCCTTTCCTTTATCTCTTTACAACAGGTATCTATGTTATCTTTACAATAGTTGGATCTCTTTTTATAGCCCGCGTATCTACAGACTTTATAAATCCTGTTGTTAAAGCTATAACAGGAGAGTTTGCGAACATTAAAGCTGATGGTCTGACACTTGTAACTCCTACTTCTCAGATCTACGATTGGCAAATTATTGGTGCAATCATTCTGCTAATGATTGTTCCTGTCTTTGCATACTTTGTTCACTTCAAAGCAGACAGAGTTTACGAGTACACATGTGGAGAGAACGTAAATCTTTCTATTGGAACCTATAACTTCTTCTGTGTATCTAGGATAGAGCCATTTGTTGAAACAATAGCTATTGCATTCTTTATTCTCACACTCATCTTAGGAGGTGGTCTAGTATGAGCAAAGAGTTGGCTTTAATCCTGACGATCCTTTCTCCAGTTATCGGTGGTTTTATCTATGGATTTGAAAGGATAGTAAGGGCAAGAATGCAAAATCGTCAAGGACCACCATTACTTCAGCCTTTCTATGATTTTTTGAAACTAATGGATAAAAGATCCATTATTATTCATTCGTTCCACGCCTTCATGGGAATTATGTACTTGATCGGTACTTGGTTTTCCCTCTATGTTCTGATCTCAGGAGGAGATATTCTAATTGCTATTTTCTTCCATGTTCTTTCTTTAGCCTTCTTAGTCGTTGGTGGATTTAGCGTTAGATCTCCATACTCAGTTGTAGGAGCAATGAGAGAACTCATTCATATGTTAGCTTACGAGCCAATATTCGTTCTTGCTGCTGTAGGACTTTACCTTGTAAATGGAACCTTCCAAGTTTCTGAACTTCTAAAAGCAGAAACAATGCCTATTCTTTATTTACCTTTAATATTCATTGCTTTCTTATTAACTCTTCCAGCTGTTTTAAAGAAGTCTCCTTTTGATATAGCGGAAGCTCACCAAGAAATCATCGGTGGTCCAGAGATAGAGTACTCTGGAAAGTTTTATGAAGCGGTTTATACAGCTAAGTGGATTGAGTACGTATATGCATTCTTTTTTGTTTTCCTTTTTGCAGGAAAGAACTACCTTTTAGGAGTCTTACTTGCAATTCTTGCCTTCTTTATCGTTAACTTGATTGATAACGCTACAGCAAGAGTAAACTTCAGACAGATGGTCGCTTTTCACTGGTACATTCTTATACCACTAGCTGTTATTAACCTCATGCTACTAGCACTTTGGAGGGCATAAGATGGATCTAAAAAAGTTTAGAAAGAAGTCCCCGTGGATACTTCACTACAATACTGGTAGCTGTAACGGATGTGATATTGAGATCTTAGCGTGTCTTGCTCCAAAGTATGACGTAGAAAGATTTGGAATCCTGAATAGAGGGAACCCTAAACAGTCTGATATCTTACTTGTAACAGGTCCAGTAACAAAAAGAGCAAGAGAAAGACTCATCAGGTTATACATGGAAATGCCAGAACCAAAAGTTGTCGTAGCAGTAGGGGCGTGTGCTTGCACGGGAGGAGTCTTTAGAGGAATGTATA
Proteins encoded in this window:
- the gpmI gene encoding 2,3-bisphosphoglycerate-independent phosphoglycerate mutase; this encodes MAEFVTLVILDGFGYEPKKEGNAIALANTPFWDYLWTTYPKGLLKASGEAVGLPEGQMGNSEVGHMNIGSGRIVWQDIVRITKSIENGTFFENPVVKRSINTAKEKGTKLHLIGLLSDGGVHSHIKHLFALLEAAKKEGLEKVCVHAILDGRDTPPKSAKVYLEELLKKIKELGVGKIATLGGRYYYMDRDKRWDRTQEAYNCMVLGEGDVKNDPIEVLLEAYERGETDEFVKPYVISKDCLVEDGDVLFFFNFRADRMRQIVSALGKEDFEGFSREKVVKPSYVATMTLYDETFPFDVAFPPQDLKNVLGEVISNLGFKQLRIAETEKYAHVTYFFNGGKEEPFPLEERILVPSPKVATYDQKPEMSALEVTDKVVEKIETGKYKLIVLNYANPDMVGHTGDLNAAIKAIETIDSCLKRVVKTTLEKGGICIITADHGNAEKMVDENGNPWTAHTTNYVPFIVVKGSCGAYDVKRREKKDVEIPSEFNGIPVIGILGDIAPTILHILGIDIPSEMTGDVIVEGNF
- the coaD gene encoding pantetheine-phosphate adenylyltransferase, translating into MKKAIYPGTFDPVTLGHLDIVRRGIEIFQELVVGIAENPRKKPLFSLEERKEMFEESLREIGLYDKVKVKTFNTLLVEFARKEGAVAILRGIRIISDMDHEFTMASINRKLYPEIETVFLMPSDEYAYLSSSVVREIAFYGGDVSPFVTKSVEKKLREKVKSLQRGGNL
- a CDS encoding 4Fe-4S dicluster domain-containing protein — encoded protein: MEFHIDKAKILPKENLPVFLEGLKKFGTLIAPKKKKEKLYFDVISDVSEVEVNYTRTILPPKKFLIPYRRERFSYDVGTLEFRTSFSPENQVIFGVHSCDLHGISILDSIYLKENPDPRYLEVRRKTVLIGVSCRPDKYCFCLSTGTAFPDGANWDLFLTDIGESYFVTIGSPKGDEIVISLRNLFREITKEELNLYKNTSSEKKLLFDLENIPDLGRISQVIELEYDSEVWEEEAKRCLGCGTCTNVCPTCFCYTSVDMPDLTGKKIARIEFTTSCQYPYYSLVAGGHYFKPTVASRFKHRYYHKFVGYPYQIEKLGCVGCGRCSAECPAKISMVETLKKLRGIEKTKRC
- a CDS encoding FAD/NAD(P)-binding protein; protein product: MKKSFEKLLTKPLPVDPFKPQKALITDIEDLAPDHKKFSFLFIDDEVNEKWTHIPGQFVMLTVPKAGEIPISICSSPTRKGTIELTVRKVGRKTEVLHEMRPGDLVAIRGPYGNGFPVEIMEGHNVLIIAGGLGIAPLRSLIWYILDKRHFYKDVYILYGTRNYKSVLYKDELRRLKERNDIKCLYILDRFESEEDKEWTDREGLLTELIPEVDLDPQETYVAVCGPPVAYRFIGKELIRCGYPESQIFVSLERKMECGIGKCGHCQIGYKFACVDGPIFPLWDTKNLPEMI
- a CDS encoding NADH:ubiquinone oxidoreductase, translated to MVKIGIMGLTGCSGCQCEILNCEDAIYKLLGRVEFSYFPLAQDNNSFEEFDVLFVEGSVTTDLDEEKVKKGREISKILVAVGSCACYGGVQSQRNDEVSLEEMIKGVYGTTELPVKISKPRAVSEVVKVDYELPGCPLDKRQFVYAVAFLLNGVKPFFPKIPVCHECKLSETECLTLKGIPCQGPISFSGCGAPCTSQGVGCQGCRGDCDFPNYNEMVSILERNGLKREDAFKFIKVFRGKQAQDRISKLFRGDLDEKGA
- a CDS encoding Ni/Fe hydrogenase subunit alpha, translated to MKRELNINHLTRVEGHGAVNIVIENDKLREIKLRFTEGPRFFEYITRERLYNEIPKIVSRICGICYVSHRLSSIAAIEDAFDVKVTEEIDLLRKLLIVGEYLESHALHLYFLALPDYMGYPSALAMAKDYPNVVKRGFHIKEVGNRIMKLIGGKTVHGENILAGGFKSVPTKEQLQKIQDELYKVIPEIKATVSLFDSFHYPQYNEKPPFSLCINSEKFSILGNELILSDGTLFTKKEYEIFIEEKTSSYSTAKYSTIKGKPFLIGPLARVNHYVDTLRSETKEVLRNLKTKFPSENILHSNLARAVEMLELALEGVEICQKLIEAYPFEGEVEVKPKAGTGYGIKEAPRGLLFHKYTFDENGRCTSANIITPTAQLQAIIEENLGTLVERSKDAENEDLKKKAEMLIRAYDP
- a CDS encoding proton-conducting transporter membrane subunit — its product is MAQAVGLLIVLPWIFALAVFLSPSHRFRQFVTFLSLPVLTYLAFKVWNADLPFFVETPHWVETAITVFDYLLLGYFLYQGIKFRNFLVSILAVAQIFLLTWVLMILPPTDTPPIYVDKLTAFMYLLVAVVGTIICIYATKYMEQENLDRENRFVAILIWFLGVMNFIASVNNIEWFFALFETTTLASYILIRFRWDEISIKNALRALWMNQVGGIAILVGLLFAIKHYHVYNFTDILNMNAAAISMIPLGFLSISALVKGAQMPFHKWLLGAMVAPTPVSAILHSATMVKVAPYLILRISPVIKGTLLAKLLITTTGFVFVAAGLLALTQDNFKKILAYSTISLLGLMMLTASIGSPVAILASILLILFHGIVKALLFLEAGIMEKVFHVKYIEEMRRLIEKAPLTVFFIALGFMSMTIVPYGIFIAKWITLEESSNFLTHGAYIASIIFITIGGVILTLLYFKVIGVLSRKSGEFTKFKLEKLPFLYLFTTGIYVIFTIVGSLFIARVSTDFINPVVKAITGEFANIKADGLTLVTPTSQIYDWQIIGAIILLMIVPVFAYFVHFKADRVYEYTCGENVNLSIGTYNFFCVSRIEPFVETIAIAFFILTLILGGGLV
- a CDS encoding complex I subunit 1 family protein encodes the protein MSKELALILTILSPVIGGFIYGFERIVRARMQNRQGPPLLQPFYDFLKLMDKRSIIIHSFHAFMGIMYLIGTWFSLYVLISGGDILIAIFFHVLSLAFLVVGGFSVRSPYSVVGAMRELIHMLAYEPIFVLAAVGLYLVNGTFQVSELLKAETMPILYLPLIFIAFLLTLPAVLKKSPFDIAEAHQEIIGGPEIEYSGKFYEAVYTAKWIEYVYAFFFVFLFAGKNYLLGVLLAILAFFIVNLIDNATARVNFRQMVAFHWYILIPLAVINLMLLALWRA
- a CDS encoding NADH-quinone oxidoreductase subunit B family protein, which gives rise to MDLKKFRKKSPWILHYNTGSCNGCDIEILACLAPKYDVERFGILNRGNPKQSDILLVTGPVTKRARERLIRLYMEMPEPKVVVAVGACACTGGVFRGMYNVENGVDKFIPVDVYVPGCAARPESIIDGVVKALEILEKKKKDLQLSKKCVGNVEYILDKQLNRRKIVAEGVRRCYESGRD